In the genome of Xanthomonas translucens pv. cerealis, one region contains:
- the cpaB gene encoding Flp pilus assembly protein CpaB, whose translation MQKPKLSKNVLFILIAVVMAGLAAFIAVSYIRTTVAERTQDNRPMVDVAVPVNDLPQGTILQGSDLALRTVPAEFAPADAVTPDNHAQFEGRMLRAPARGGAPLSASALVPLYDQFSRLIPRGKVAYTMSVDENNSISGMIAPGDLIDIFFVKDAPTGSDGGAGGQAAGAQVFPLLQKIKVLAAGSRIGEAPTPKEGEESNTSTGFSSVTLELDQYQAKQLAVASKVGAVRVLLREVQDTSPGAAAGMSESQLLRSLGSDDPASMGSGSSRVEFIIGGKG comes from the coding sequence ATGCAGAAACCCAAACTCAGCAAGAACGTCCTTTTCATCCTGATCGCGGTGGTCATGGCCGGCCTGGCCGCCTTCATCGCGGTCAGCTACATCCGCACCACCGTGGCCGAACGCACCCAGGACAATCGGCCGATGGTCGACGTCGCGGTACCGGTGAACGATCTGCCGCAGGGGACAATCCTGCAGGGCAGCGATCTGGCCCTGCGCACGGTCCCTGCCGAATTCGCGCCCGCCGATGCGGTCACGCCGGACAACCACGCCCAGTTCGAAGGCAGGATGCTGCGGGCACCGGCGCGTGGCGGCGCACCGCTGAGCGCCAGTGCCCTGGTCCCGTTGTACGACCAGTTCTCGCGACTGATCCCTAGGGGCAAGGTCGCCTACACGATGAGCGTGGACGAGAACAATTCGATCTCGGGCATGATCGCGCCAGGCGACCTGATCGACATCTTCTTCGTCAAGGACGCCCCCACCGGCAGCGATGGTGGCGCTGGCGGCCAGGCAGCGGGCGCGCAGGTGTTCCCGCTGCTGCAGAAGATCAAGGTGCTGGCGGCCGGCAGCCGCATCGGCGAAGCGCCGACGCCGAAGGAAGGCGAGGAATCCAACACGTCCACCGGCTTCTCCAGCGTCACCCTGGAGCTGGATCAGTACCAGGCCAAGCAGTTGGCCGTCGCCTCCAAGGTGGGTGCGGTGAGAGTACTGTTGCGCGAAGTCCAGGACACCTCGCCCGGTGCGGCGGCAGGCATGAGCGAAAGTCAGTTGTTGCGATCGCTGGGATCGGACGATCCGGCGAGCATGGGCAGCGGAAGCAGCCGCGTGGAATTCATCATTGGCGGAAAGGGTTGA
- a CDS encoding type II secretion system F family protein, whose amino-acid sequence MALWLIALLVFGGTVMAFVLIARSGERFLKRYRESFMDQARMNLTDMFLFLDPAQVYMISAVVMVLVPLIIWMLTGSLIIAVLIGIFLIFTPRKIYAFLRKRRLEQIQEQLPDALQMLSSSLRAGVGFAPAMEILVQDGQPPLAQELALVLREQHMGIRAEEAMENFSKRVPITDAELFVSAVNISREVGGNLAETLATLAETLRRRLTMEKKVKSLTAQGRLQGIVMAMLPVFLIGYLSLMYSETMQPMFHSWHGWVVISICLVMEYLGYRLCKKIMTIDV is encoded by the coding sequence ATGGCACTTTGGCTGATCGCCCTGCTGGTGTTCGGCGGGACCGTGATGGCGTTCGTGCTGATCGCGCGCTCCGGCGAGCGGTTCCTGAAGCGCTACCGCGAAAGCTTCATGGACCAGGCGCGCATGAACCTGACGGACATGTTTTTGTTCCTGGATCCCGCGCAGGTCTACATGATCAGCGCGGTGGTGATGGTGCTCGTTCCGCTGATCATCTGGATGCTGACCGGCAGCCTGATCATCGCGGTGCTGATCGGCATCTTCCTGATCTTCACGCCACGCAAGATCTACGCGTTCCTGCGCAAGCGCAGGCTGGAGCAGATCCAGGAGCAGCTTCCCGACGCGCTGCAGATGCTGTCCAGCAGCCTGCGCGCCGGCGTCGGCTTCGCGCCGGCGATGGAGATACTGGTCCAAGACGGGCAGCCGCCGCTGGCGCAGGAACTGGCGCTGGTGCTGCGCGAACAGCACATGGGCATTCGCGCCGAAGAGGCGATGGAGAATTTCAGCAAACGCGTCCCCATCACCGATGCCGAGCTGTTCGTCTCGGCGGTCAACATCTCGCGCGAGGTCGGCGGCAACCTGGCCGAAACCCTGGCGACACTGGCCGAGACGCTGCGCCGGCGCCTGACCATGGAGAAGAAGGTCAAGTCGCTGACCGCGCAGGGCCGCCTGCAAGGCATCGTGATGGCGATGCTGCCGGTGTTCCTGATCGGCTATCTCAGCCTGATGTACAGCGAAACCATGCAGCCCATGTTCCACAGCTGGCACGGCTGGGTGGTGATCAGCATCTGCCTGGTCATGGAATACCTGGGCTACCGCCTGTGCAAGAAGATCATGACGATCGACGTATGA
- a CDS encoding pilus assembly protein TadG-related protein, whose product MPMVLVFLMVLCVGLLVTFNTGQVVGKKVELTNAADAAAYSIAIEQARARNFAAYLNRGRVANEVAVAQIVSLNSWLTMVHSTTVHFEKFNKFAEVLLFWVPGLEEALIAIDRAMTVLNRAIKAFRTIFLQAANFTTTWLDRALDHPYSLAAEAATSTFASEANVFTMASKVVKDNVPDADLTTAGKFLLANNVRLAGNQLQSYDPGRGAGLRRVNQGGERYRNVVMASRDTFTRARDGTAFGVFNNNGGTDMVEYDRWSGVDAFQFRLPLFLKTFKFPIGWGGTQAVSGRKPNFFAGMNNGQGWKSPYDGHRYQAYNGTRSSDIAGRFIEGDPAVSPEFRRDRAFISGYRYGISPRYHDVKDTYSQSPDGPNAGPIYTVEVGTQIAKARTSSALKIGSGRMQLNDEAHGEQLRAMASAQVYFNRPYELSAFRRSVWGRGDGKFEKGSLFSPYWQARLVKTPDFDRRFLVTAP is encoded by the coding sequence GCTGGTGTTTTTGATGGTGCTGTGCGTTGGCTTGCTGGTGACATTCAACACTGGCCAGGTGGTCGGCAAGAAAGTCGAACTCACCAACGCCGCTGATGCCGCGGCGTACAGCATCGCTATCGAGCAGGCGCGCGCGCGCAATTTCGCGGCCTATCTGAATCGCGGACGCGTTGCCAATGAGGTGGCGGTCGCGCAGATCGTCAGCCTGAACTCCTGGTTGACCATGGTCCATTCCACCACGGTCCACTTCGAAAAATTCAACAAGTTCGCTGAAGTTCTGCTGTTTTGGGTACCTGGCCTAGAGGAAGCGCTGATCGCCATTGATCGCGCAATGACCGTGCTTAACAGAGCCATCAAGGCCTTCCGAACCATCTTTCTGCAGGCCGCGAATTTCACCACGACCTGGCTGGACCGGGCACTCGACCACCCCTATTCGTTGGCCGCCGAGGCAGCAACAAGTACGTTCGCGTCAGAAGCCAACGTCTTCACGATGGCAAGCAAAGTGGTCAAGGACAACGTGCCAGATGCCGACCTGACGACGGCCGGCAAATTCCTGCTTGCAAACAACGTTCGCTTGGCCGGCAACCAACTTCAATCCTATGATCCTGGCCGTGGCGCAGGTCTGAGACGCGTCAATCAAGGCGGCGAGCGTTATCGCAATGTCGTGATGGCGTCTCGCGACACGTTCACGCGCGCGCGCGACGGCACCGCGTTCGGCGTGTTCAACAACAATGGCGGCACCGACATGGTCGAGTATGATCGCTGGTCGGGCGTGGACGCCTTTCAGTTCCGGCTGCCCTTGTTCTTGAAGACCTTCAAGTTTCCAATCGGCTGGGGCGGTACCCAGGCGGTGAGCGGGCGCAAACCGAATTTCTTCGCCGGCATGAACAATGGGCAGGGTTGGAAATCCCCCTATGACGGTCACCGCTACCAAGCCTACAACGGCACCCGCAGTAGCGATATCGCTGGCAGATTCATCGAAGGCGACCCCGCTGTCTCGCCGGAATTCAGGCGCGACAGGGCATTCATCAGTGGCTATCGCTATGGCATCAGCCCCCGGTATCACGACGTCAAGGACACCTATTCGCAAAGTCCTGATGGCCCCAACGCGGGGCCGATCTATACCGTCGAAGTGGGCACTCAGATCGCCAAGGCTCGTACCAGTTCCGCGCTGAAGATCGGGAGCGGACGCATGCAACTCAACGACGAGGCGCACGGCGAGCAACTGCGTGCGATGGCAAGCGCGCAGGTCTACTTCAACCGGCCCTATGAACTCAGCGCCTTCCGGCGCTCGGTGTGGGGCAGAGGCGATGGAAAGTTCGAAAAAGGTAGCCTGTTCAGCCCTTACTGGCAGGCACGCTTGGTGAAGACTCCCGATTTTGACCGTAGATTCCTGGTGACTGCTCCATGA
- a CDS encoding type II and III secretion system protein family protein, giving the protein MAQGRQVDQLKQAAESPIQELGNSGSTAGGGVALAGDRKPSIAPLIQPSQSIYAGEAVVRRVPGALRRIAVGDGEVLSVFSVGKSELVMIGTKPGDTNVHLWMSDGSQRDVNVTVSGSKSEGAADTVRELLGNTPGVTVRAIGANVVISGNDIDAATTAKIQALQKIYPQVLNFAGADPVGMRPMVQMDVSIMEFNKNAVEDLGIRWDSTIDGPIGGMIRDVTTNNYFRVLPQDNQTFQDIKDRLPTKLPGPQGYFGIATTIASKINLLMSRGKAWVLAQPKLSAKSGSNATFLVGGEVPIVVPSVLGQTQIEYKEYGIRLNINPTVNSSNQVNTSIMAEVSRIDPSVSVQGVPGFLTRRVETELNVNAGQTIVISGLLDREASKAVDKMPLLGDIPILGKLFRSDGFRGNKTELVVFVTPRIVGPTSPENLQDLRRGDAIEKALQDDINPRQDKLIK; this is encoded by the coding sequence ATGGCGCAAGGCCGCCAGGTAGACCAGCTCAAGCAGGCGGCCGAATCGCCGATCCAGGAACTGGGCAACAGCGGCTCGACGGCGGGCGGCGGCGTCGCCCTGGCCGGCGACAGGAAGCCCTCGATCGCGCCGCTCATCCAGCCGTCGCAAAGCATCTACGCCGGCGAGGCAGTGGTGCGGCGCGTGCCGGGTGCACTGCGCCGTATCGCGGTCGGCGACGGCGAGGTCCTGAGCGTCTTCTCGGTCGGCAAGTCCGAGTTGGTCATGATCGGCACCAAGCCCGGCGACACCAACGTGCACTTGTGGATGTCCGATGGCAGCCAGCGCGACGTCAACGTGACGGTGAGCGGCAGCAAGTCCGAGGGTGCTGCGGACACCGTGCGTGAACTGCTGGGCAATACGCCGGGCGTCACCGTGCGGGCCATCGGCGCCAATGTGGTGATCTCCGGCAACGACATCGATGCCGCTACAACGGCGAAGATCCAGGCCTTGCAGAAGATCTATCCGCAGGTGTTGAACTTCGCCGGGGCCGACCCGGTGGGCATGCGGCCGATGGTGCAGATGGACGTGTCCATCATGGAGTTCAACAAGAACGCCGTGGAGGATCTGGGCATCCGCTGGGACAGCACCATCGATGGTCCGATCGGCGGCATGATCCGCGACGTGACCACGAACAATTACTTCCGCGTGCTGCCGCAGGACAACCAGACCTTTCAGGACATCAAGGATCGGTTGCCCACCAAGCTGCCCGGGCCGCAGGGCTACTTCGGCATCGCCACAACGATCGCCTCGAAGATCAACCTGCTGATGAGCCGCGGCAAGGCCTGGGTGCTCGCGCAACCCAAGCTGAGCGCCAAGAGCGGCAGCAATGCGACCTTCCTGGTCGGCGGCGAAGTTCCGATCGTGGTGCCTTCGGTGCTTGGGCAGACCCAGATCGAATACAAGGAATACGGCATCCGTCTCAACATCAACCCGACGGTCAATTCCTCCAATCAGGTCAACACCTCGATCATGGCGGAAGTCAGCAGGATCGATCCGTCGGTGTCGGTGCAGGGCGTGCCCGGCTTTCTGACCCGGCGCGTCGAGACCGAACTGAACGTCAATGCCGGCCAGACCATCGTCATCTCCGGTCTGCTCGATCGGGAGGCCTCCAAGGCCGTGGACAAGATGCCGCTGCTGGGCGACATCCCGATCCTGGGCAAGCTGTTCCGCTCCGACGGCTTCCGTGGCAACAAGACCGAACTGGTGGTCTTCGTGACCCCGCGCATCGTCGGCCCGACCTCGCCGGAAAACCTGCAGGATCTGCGGCGTGGCGACGCGATCGAGAAGGCGTTGCAGGACGACATCAACCCCAGACAAGACAAGTTGATCAAGTAA
- a CDS encoding type II secretion system F family protein, which yields MTWMLAFVALLAAGAVALVVIGTRGVIREVELEDRTYYDPLPRLMQLMWPLVTVLTRRIAPHLRVAQLEQTHRHLQAAGQDYTLSPEEFYGLRMASALVVIAFFLLCTGMLGHLGIGSGLMCLMFGGLLGWLYPALWLGERRKARHKTVVRDLPIYLDFITMSVEAGLNVTGGIEQAVAKGPAGALSQEFSRMLRDLRAGLPRAEALRRMAERMDIAQITSFTSALIQADRVGANLSDTLRAQANQRREERFLRAEKLALEAPVKMMLPLVMFFFPLIFLFLGYFIYLKMLQEGIL from the coding sequence ATGACCTGGATGCTCGCCTTCGTCGCGCTTCTGGCCGCCGGTGCCGTCGCGCTGGTGGTCATCGGCACGCGCGGGGTGATCCGCGAAGTCGAGCTCGAAGACCGTACCTATTACGATCCCCTGCCGCGGCTGATGCAGTTGATGTGGCCGTTGGTGACCGTGCTGACCCGGCGCATCGCCCCGCACCTGAGGGTCGCGCAACTGGAGCAGACCCATCGGCACCTGCAGGCGGCCGGGCAGGACTACACCCTGTCGCCGGAAGAATTTTACGGCTTGCGCATGGCCAGCGCGCTGGTGGTGATCGCCTTCTTCCTGCTGTGCACCGGAATGCTCGGCCATCTGGGCATCGGCTCGGGCCTGATGTGCCTGATGTTCGGCGGCCTGCTCGGCTGGCTGTACCCGGCCCTGTGGCTGGGCGAACGCCGCAAGGCGCGGCACAAGACCGTCGTGCGCGACCTGCCGATCTATCTGGATTTCATCACCATGTCGGTCGAGGCCGGCCTGAACGTCACCGGCGGCATCGAGCAGGCGGTGGCCAAGGGCCCCGCCGGCGCGCTGTCGCAGGAGTTCTCGCGCATGCTGCGCGACCTGCGCGCCGGCCTGCCCCGTGCCGAGGCATTGCGGCGCATGGCCGAGCGCATGGACATCGCACAGATCACCAGCTTCACCAGCGCGCTGATCCAGGCAGACAGGGTCGGCGCCAACCTGAGCGATACGCTGCGCGCGCAAGCCAACCAGCGCCGCGAGGAACGCTTCCTGCGCGCCGAGAAGCTGGCGCTGGAGGCACCGGTGAAGATGATGCTGCCGCTGGTCATGTTCTTCTTCCCGCTGATCTTCCTGTTCCTGGGCTACTTCATCTACTTGAAGATGCTGCAGGAGGGCATCCTGTGA
- a CDS encoding TadE family protein, whose amino-acid sequence MKTTFFSPARRMRGQGMVELAVCAAVLVPLFLLIPVVAKLGHSKQMAMQAARNAAWEASVANNYQPPSPALLQQRALDRSFADADTPITSRVSSSSGAFADQMLNTFSNRKLLEKSDLSITRTSNSGSPGYVDNAAALLPRNFAVSAFPPNRNGYVTAEVALNYRDLKTTDGRPARFLEPLDNLNLVEKRHQTLLTDAWNASGPRSGPRSVVSAVRPLAPVSYFSGLDRIFDMVKPLKPILPMVGSLGDLELGTIEPDIVPSDKLANSPIKPVKP is encoded by the coding sequence ATGAAGACGACGTTCTTTTCACCAGCGCGCAGGATGCGCGGACAGGGGATGGTAGAGCTGGCGGTGTGTGCCGCCGTGCTCGTGCCGCTGTTCCTGCTGATTCCCGTCGTCGCCAAACTGGGGCATAGCAAGCAGATGGCGATGCAGGCTGCACGCAATGCAGCCTGGGAGGCCAGTGTGGCCAACAACTATCAACCGCCGAGCCCCGCGCTGTTGCAGCAACGAGCGCTGGACCGCAGCTTTGCCGATGCCGATACGCCAATTACTAGTCGCGTGTCTAGCAGCAGTGGCGCTTTCGCCGACCAGATGCTCAATACTTTTTCGAACAGGAAGCTACTGGAAAAGAGCGACCTGTCAATCACGCGGACCAGCAACAGCGGTTCGCCCGGCTATGTCGACAACGCGGCCGCGCTGTTACCGCGGAATTTTGCCGTCAGCGCGTTTCCCCCCAATCGCAACGGCTATGTCACTGCAGAGGTGGCACTGAACTATCGCGACCTGAAGACAACGGATGGGCGACCTGCGCGTTTCCTGGAACCGCTGGACAATCTCAATCTGGTCGAAAAGCGCCACCAGACCCTGTTGACGGATGCCTGGAATGCTTCCGGTCCGCGCAGCGGACCGCGTAGCGTGGTCAGCGCGGTGCGTCCGTTGGCGCCGGTGTCGTACTTCAGTGGTCTCGATCGCATCTTCGACATGGTAAAGCCGTTAAAGCCCATCCTGCCGATGGTCGGCTCCCTCGGCGACCTAGAACTGGGCACCATCGAGCCGGACATCGTGCCCTCGGACAAGCTGGCAAACTCTCCGATCAAGCCGGTCAAGCCATGA
- a CDS encoding ATPase, T2SS/T4P/T4SS family, which produces MHRECGIGRADANLVMLQGWNIAGKHATLLREEEGVFILPLGGREPITLNGKVVLAKQGPIDGSDEIRIGQYMLKVSGDEARIVRQTPAANDGSAARAAEAAASTTEATSTAAPAVPAATDMVVAGPPPSDIATWRTKLHMALVQQMDLRRMDVRSMGDSALRDSTINLIDDILKREFSDLPADINPRRLAKQVLDEAIGLGPLEDLIDDPTVTEIMVNAHDDIFIERAGRIQKSDVVFSNERACLAAIERIVTPLGRRIDESSPLVDARLKDGSRVNAVIPPVALRGPSISIRKFATRRLMGEDLLKYGSLNQAMLDFLIMAVRERRNVVVSGGTGSGKTTLLNILSNFIPDGDRVVTIEDAAELKLVQPNLVALEARPANMEGKGQITIRDLVKNALRMRPDRIVVGECRGGECLDMLQAMNTGHEGSLTTAHANNPRETLSRLEVMVMMAGMELPMAVVREQIASAVNLIVHQRRYPCGSRKVSHITEITGIESGTIQMQDLFLFKPTTYHGPDGKVAGNFVATGAVPEFYEELAERGVSVDLGIFRNQGSAR; this is translated from the coding sequence ATGCACCGCGAGTGCGGCATCGGCCGCGCCGATGCCAATCTGGTCATGCTGCAGGGCTGGAACATTGCCGGCAAACACGCCACGTTGCTGCGCGAGGAGGAAGGCGTGTTCATCCTGCCGCTGGGCGGGCGCGAGCCGATCACGCTCAACGGCAAGGTGGTGCTGGCCAAGCAGGGCCCGATCGACGGCAGCGACGAGATCCGCATCGGCCAGTACATGCTCAAGGTCAGCGGTGACGAGGCGCGCATCGTCAGGCAGACGCCGGCCGCCAACGACGGTAGCGCGGCCAGGGCCGCGGAGGCGGCGGCATCGACGACCGAGGCCACCTCCACCGCTGCGCCTGCCGTACCTGCGGCGACCGACATGGTCGTGGCAGGCCCGCCGCCGTCGGACATCGCGACCTGGAGAACCAAACTGCACATGGCGCTGGTGCAGCAGATGGATCTGCGGCGTATGGATGTGCGCAGCATGGGCGACAGCGCGCTGCGCGACAGCACGATCAACCTGATCGACGACATCCTCAAGCGTGAGTTCAGCGATCTGCCCGCCGACATCAACCCGCGCCGGCTGGCCAAGCAGGTGCTGGACGAGGCGATCGGACTGGGGCCGCTGGAAGATCTGATCGACGACCCGACCGTCACCGAAATCATGGTCAATGCCCACGACGACATCTTCATCGAGCGTGCCGGGCGCATCCAGAAATCGGACGTGGTGTTCTCCAACGAACGCGCCTGTCTGGCCGCGATCGAGCGGATCGTTACCCCCTTGGGGCGGCGCATCGACGAAAGCTCGCCGCTGGTCGATGCGCGCCTCAAGGACGGATCGCGCGTGAATGCGGTAATCCCGCCCGTCGCCCTGCGCGGGCCGAGCATCAGCATCCGAAAGTTCGCCACGCGCCGGTTGATGGGCGAGGACCTGCTGAAGTACGGCTCGCTGAACCAGGCGATGCTGGATTTCCTGATCATGGCGGTGCGCGAGCGCCGCAACGTCGTGGTGTCCGGCGGTACCGGCTCGGGCAAGACCACGCTGCTGAACATCCTGTCGAACTTCATCCCCGATGGCGACCGCGTGGTGACCATCGAGGATGCGGCCGAACTCAAGCTGGTGCAGCCCAATCTGGTGGCGCTGGAGGCGCGTCCCGCCAACATGGAGGGCAAGGGTCAGATCACCATCCGCGACCTGGTCAAGAACGCGCTGCGCATGCGCCCCGACCGCATCGTGGTCGGCGAGTGCCGCGGCGGCGAATGTCTGGACATGCTGCAGGCGATGAACACCGGCCACGAAGGCTCGCTGACCACCGCGCACGCCAACAACCCGCGCGAGACGCTGTCGCGCCTGGAGGTGATGGTGATGATGGCCGGCATGGAACTGCCCATGGCGGTCGTGCGCGAACAGATCGCCTCGGCGGTCAACCTCATCGTGCACCAGCGCCGCTATCCCTGCGGCTCGCGCAAGGTCAGCCACATCACCGAAATCACCGGCATCGAAAGCGGCACCATCCAGATGCAGGATCTGTTCCTGTTCAAACCCACCACCTACCACGGCCCGGACGGCAAGGTCGCCGGCAACTTCGTCGCGACCGGCGCGGTGCCCGAGTTCTACGAAGAACTCGCCGAACGCGGCGTGTCGGTGGACCTGGGCATCTTCCGCAACCAGGGAAGCGCGCGCTGA